The following proteins are encoded in a genomic region of Arachis stenosperma cultivar V10309 chromosome 4, arast.V10309.gnm1.PFL2, whole genome shotgun sequence:
- the LOC130976922 gene encoding nuclear transcription factor Y subunit B-5-like — protein sequence MVDNIGGSGSSNNEGVIKEQDRLLPIANVGRIMKQILPQNAKISKEAKETMQECVSEYISFVTSEASEKCRKERRKTVNGDDICWALATLGFDDYAEGMRRYLHRYRELEVDNNNNNNNNQERGK from the coding sequence ATGGTTGATAACATTGGAGGTAGTGGTTCTTCTAATAATGAAGGAGTCATCAAGGAGCAAGATCGGTTGCTGCCAATAGCCAATGTTGGTAGGATCATGAAGCAGATTCTTCCTCAGAATGCGAAAATCTCGAAGGAGGCGAAGGAGACGATGCAGGAGTGCGTGTCGGAGTACATTAGCTTCGTGACGAGCGAGGCGTCGGAGAAATGCCGGAAGGAGAGGAGGAAGACTGTTAATGGTGATGACATTTGTTGGGCGCTCGCAACGCTCGGTTTTGATGACTATGCCGAAGGGATGAGAAGGTATTTACATAGGTATAGAGAGTTAGAggttgataataataataataataataacaatcaaGAGAGAGGGAAATAA
- the LOC130974761 gene encoding cationic amino acid transporter 8, vacuolar-like yields MNAVDIDTSNGQGVNCPHLPQMVRGLIVPIHVNQSNLPLPSSLNCYAGIEEPPPLPTSAIPNAHTRSYWRWSKQDFFPEPSFQSFTTYRAALASACPRLKDCLLSCFSDNNELNVLSHASENLMRRCLTAWDLTWLDFGSIIGSRIFVITGQEARTDAGPTIVLAYAISNFSALCYTEFAVDVPVVGGSFSFLCIKLDDFIAFLATENILLKAVVGTASLGHSRTRNISTLNWLSSIVTTLVIVFIIVVGLVYGKTSNLTPFFPMGMKGVFNAAAIVYWSYTGFDIVETMAEDGGGWLEMAEVGGGGGSSIPA; encoded by the exons ATGAATGCTGTAGACATAGACACCTCAAATGGTCAGGGAGTTAATTGTCCCCATCTACCTCAAATGGTCAGGGGGTTAATCGTCCCCATTCACGTCAACCAAAGCAACCTCCCTCTTCCATCTTCGCTCAACTGCTATGCCGGAATCGAGGAACCGCCGCCACTGCCCACCTCCGCCATCCCTAACGCCCACACCCGGAGCTATTGGCGGTGGAGTAAGCAAGACTTCTTTCCGGAGCCCTCATTCCAGAGCTTCACCACCTACCGGGCCGCCCTTGCCTCCGCGTGCCCCCGTCTAAAGGATTGCCTTCTCAGCTGTTTCTCTGACAACAATGAGCTCAATGTCCTCTCTCACGCTAGCGAGAATCTAATGCGTCGCTGCCTCACCGCATGGGACCTCACCTGGCTCGATTTCGGCTCCATCATTGGTTCCCGAATCTTCGTAATCACCGGCCAGGAGGCCCGCACCGACGCTGGTCCCACCATCGTTCTCGCCTACGCTATCTCTAACTTCTCCGCCCTCTGCTACACCGAGTTTGCAGTCGACGTCCCGGTCGTCGGTGGCTCTTTCTCCTTCCTCTGCATCAAGCTTGATGACTTCATTGCCTTCCTTGCCACCGAAAACATCCTCCTCAAGGCTGTTGTAGGCACTGCCAGCCTCGGCCATTCACG CACTAGAAATATCTCAACCCTAAATTGGCTCAGCTCCATTGTCACTACGCTTGTTATTGTGTTCATCATCGTAGTTGGATTAGTTTACGGTAAAACCTCAAATCTGACGCCATTCTTCCCTATGGGGATGAAGGGAGTGTTCAATGCTGCTGCAATTGTGTATTGGTCTTATACAGGCTTCGACATTGTGGAAACTATGGCTGAGGATGGCGGAGGTTGGTTGGAGATGGCGGAGGTGGGCGGTGGTGGCGGTTCCTCCATTCCGGCATAG